The sequence TTTCTTTTACACTCTGAGTTTCACCCTTTGGATCATTGGATGAACTAGGAGATTGATTCACAACCCCATTCTGCTTAAACTGCTGAAGCCTCTGATGGATTAGATGAACACTAGGTTGAGCATTCACATTGAGTAGTCCACAAGAAGGGAACATTGAAATGAAGTTCTTGGATGGCATCCATTTGAATTTCCCAGATTTGATGGGAAAGTTGGAGCTCGGTTTCAGGTGGGGAAGGTTAAGATACGCATCCGGTCCATAGAGCCTCCGCGCAGCCTCGTCGTAAGCCATGGCAGCTTCTTCGGCCGTGGCAAAAGAACCAAGCCAGAGCCTGGTTCTCTTCTTTGGCTCTCTGATCTCTGCAACCCATTTCCCCCAAGTCCTTTGGCGAACACCTCGATACTCACACGAAGCGTTCTGGGGGCCGCCTTTCCCTCTTGTTGGACCCTTCTTCCATGGCTTCAAGGGGGATTTCTTGGTAGTATCCATGGTTGATGTTGAGAGAGTGTGGTGAGTGTTAGAGTGAGTGGTTGGTTATGCATGTTGGTGCATGCAAGGCGCGGAATATGTAGGAGCAAGAATGGAGTTCGGTATAAATGTTTTCacgtttgcaaaaaaaaaagaaagaaaaggtagCATGTGACCGTTACCTAGTGAATTCTCATTGTTTCAAATCTCATTTTTTTGTTAATCTAACGAAAAAAATCTTCACTTATCACGTATAATTAAATCATAACAAGTTAAATGGTTGCGAATTCGGTCAACACTGGTTACTATATTGTATGAAATTTTCTTGTATACTTAAAAAGAATTTGGTGACATATATATTATGCAGCGTTGACTTGAGTTATAGGTTTTTGTCTGTGTCTTCAAAACACGGGTTATATAATTTATACTTTTTGTTTACTACGCTCAAGACACTTCGAATCTATGACAAGCGAGATACCGAAATGATAAGGCAAAACAAAGGATAATAAGGCGACTTGCTTCAAAATGTTTTACACGAAAATAATACCAATAAAcatatgttaaattatttaacgatttttagttattatttttatataaaaatatttttatctgaAGTAGCAAGTCACcttaaagtaataaaaaaaacaGTTAAATAACATTTTTTTGGAGTGTTCACAGTATTTTTTAGCTTAATAGACTGAGGACTATTTTTAGGGGTGAGtacgggtcggtttggttcggattcAAGGTGAAATTAGAATCGAACCaattaaaatataattggttcggtttggtttgaatttgtatttttttgtgcATGTACCCAAATCAAACCAAATCGATTAAGAATagattggtttggttcgggtaatTGAGTACCCGATGactttaaaattcataaaaaactaaatttttatcttaaaaattcaacaagtacaataaatatataacattaatataaataatctaatcatgttaaacaccaaatacattaaaaactaaaatcattaaaattcaaacatattaatagtgaataatctcACTAAAAGCCACTAAAAGTCatacacatttttattttttttatttaattaatatataatcggGTTTACGGGTTGGTTCGGATTCCGCACCTTCAGAACCAATACCcaaaccaatcactaacaaaggtcattggtttggttcgggttgaacccgattacccgttgattccagaaccaatttaattagttCGGTTCAGGTTCGGACAggtaatcgggtacccgctacccgtgctcacccct is a genomic window of Arachis ipaensis cultivar K30076 chromosome B06, Araip1.1, whole genome shotgun sequence containing:
- the LOC107645454 gene encoding dehydration-responsive element-binding protein 2F — protein: MDTTKKSPLKPWKKGPTRGKGGPQNASCEYRGVRQRTWGKWVAEIREPKKRTRLWLGSFATAEEAAMAYDEAARRLYGPDAYLNLPHLKPSSNFPIKSGKFKWMPSKNFISMFPSCGLLNVNAQPSVHLIHQRLQQFKQNGVVNQSPSSSNDPKGETQSVKESKVDAEEDPPEEKNTRASSEAMLGDLHEKPQIDLHEFLQQMGILKAEIQEERTDSSGSSTVPEAASCDDYAQLGLFSDNSVNWEELIGMHGIADFPEAESTQLEAHETNYELDFYSSIWNF